The Drosophila suzukii chromosome X, CBGP_Dsuzu_IsoJpt1.0, whole genome shotgun sequence DNA window ATTAGTTATGTTTTCGGGGTTTACCCCGTTTGTCCAAATCCGAAAATGTTTAGAGGAGAGATTTTGCTGAGAGAACCAAGTTGGCTGGCCATCCCTAGTTTTAAGCCCCTTTATATTTTTTCGTAAAGCtcacttgatttttttttttgtttgttctAACTTCCTATAAGCTATCACACCTTTGACCCTACCTATCCTACTACTTCAACGCCCTCTCGCCCAACCGAACTTGGTTCTCGCCCTCTCTTTTCCAACCTGCTATCCATTTACTGCCTATTATTAACATAATTTATTCTAAACATtcactaaaaacaaaaacattttagCCTCTTCCTCTAAATCACACACACAAAACGAGCACAGTGAGcggcaaaaaaaatattatgattAAAATCTTagtttctttttaattttctggCTCCTTAACGAtatgtgagtgtgtgtgtgtgtgcgcggGTTGTgcaggtgtgtgtgtgtgtgagagaGAGGGAAAAGAAGTGTTGAAAAGAGACGAGACACCTAATCACGGTGATAAAGGAACTTAATCCAAAGATTTGATTTTTTCGCATTTTTCAGTTGGGGTTCTTTATAGGGTTTGGGGATCGTGTCGAAAGCTGCTTAAAATGTTACCGGCTGAATAGCTGAATTGTCATCAATCGCTGACAAAAGATGCCTGGCATGTTTGGcctttcaatttgtttttaatttacgTAAGATTTCCGCCTTGGCTTCCTAGTCGTTAAGCTTATTCTCGTATTTTGAGTATATGTATGTACCTCTTAAGATTGGGGATTTTCTGCATTTGCTTAGTTTTGGTGTTTTTCGGTTACAGTTTGACATTTACTAGTGGTTTTCTCTTTGGTTTTTCTTCATATTTTCTTGGTGTCTTCGATTACGATCGTTATGCTTTTTGgctaataattaataattcgTATTTGCTTGTATATTATGAATATGAGAATAAGGTCTCGGCGGTTGTTGGTGTTGTCTTTCGTCTCAACTTTtcgtttaaaataaataaggcTTTGCAAAAAATCTATAgattttaaaacaattattGAAGTGCCCTTAAGTAGGCTAACATTTGAATGTTTTGAATTTGGAATTATATATTTggaagaaataataaaaagaaCTACCGCAGAAATCACTCATAATGGTGTCCAAAAGTATAAAACTATGTATTTCGATGTGCCATAGTCATGTATTCTTTTTGAAAGACgacatttattttttactgcatacttttagacacctttaagggtgatttcaaaatcttagtcattttagtttaatttttCGGTGGGGGAATTAGTTCCCTTCATcacaatacaaataaaatcTATTGTAAGGAAAATGTAAAAGCAATCCTACTTTTAGACGACAACAAgtaattgttttaaaatatccGTGGACTTTACGTAAAACCTCCAGTTTTCGATTTTTGTAATCTTATTTAGGCCTTTGGCAGTTTCTTATTTCCATCTTAAGTGGTGTCTTTGCTTTTTGTCTGATTAAGAGGGAGACGGCTAGAGAGTGAGTTGTATACCGTGAGGGATTTTAGGGGGCACTTTGAGGTAACGCATAATCGATCAACGAACAATCAAATACAAAAATGGCAATAAAAAACGTTCAAAATCGAGAGAACACGCGACACAGTGGCAGACAATTAGATGAGTAACAACGTTTAAGTTCATACAAACTGGGCATACATATGAGTACCAAGTGCATATGGTAATTCCCCTGCCCGAGGCATCAAGGATTCTGGATCCTAGCCGACTGCGATGACGGGGAATCCCCGCAGCGTATCTCAACGTTTCACCCCGAACAGATTCGGTATGGACTTGATCTTCTTGCGTGAGCAGTTCAGGTAATCCTTGTACATGTCGGATCGCAGATACCGGGAGTACGAGTCGCTCTTCATCAGGTGGTAAACGTGCGAGGCGGCCACATCGAAGCACCACCGATTGGGGCCGCTCGGTGAGTTGACCGCCTCGCGGGCCAGCTCCACCGACTTGGAGTCCACGTTCACCGGGCAGGGGGCGTCGGGGGCCAGGAACTCCTGCCAGATCTTCTGGATGGCCTCCTTGATCTCCGACTGCGGCAGCGCCTTCATTTCCTGCACCGATTCCCAGAATCTGAAAGGATGTGGAGAGGTATTATTAGCTAGGATCAAGGAGTCAGGTcaacattataaaaaaatctataaaatgTATACACTTAGATTGAAGTTGTTCCATtgattacaaaaatatatagtaTAAATATGAACAGTTGACTTTTAAAGCTgtataaaagtatgcagtgaaagaATAACTTCGTATTTGGAAATAAATCTATCGGGCATCCCTATTCAAattatattgttgcatactttgaAACAcctttaaatttgatttgaaAATGCTAGATGTTTTTAACAGCCTCgattaataatttataatgtgTTCATTATTTAGTTTTAGCTTTGTCCTCTTCATATTACAAATTTAGACATATTTTAGGGAACAAAAATTGTAGAGGGAGAATCGAAATCATATTTTCAGTGAAGGATAGGCTCTATGTAAGCTTTTGAATAAAAGGCGTTACACAAATTACTACGGTTTTGAAATCTCTTTTAATTGACattttaggtgtctaaaagtatgcagttaATAAAGGAATTAAGGAACTCAAGAGCTTAAAATACATTGTTGCATACTTGTGGGCacctaaaattaaatttgaaagaGATTTAAAAACCATAGTGACTTTTGCCACCCCCAATAATACATGTTTGCAGCTCTTCGAGTTAAATCAATTTATGGACTCACTTGAGATTCTCGCCGCTGTACTCCTTCTCCAAAAACTTGGTGAACTGCTCCCGACCGATGCCATCGTTTAGCAACTCGCGCAAACTGAATGCCCAGCGCTTCACGCGACGCACAGGAACTTCTTTGCTGTGGtgtcaaaaattaattttaaataaattattaggAATCTTAAAATCCATAATTATATTTCTAGAATATTGAAAAAACATCTCACCTATTTTTCTCCGTATCCCACATCTCGGTACTGTCCGTTTGCCAAGGATTCGGCAGCTCCGGCGAGGTTATAAAGTAATCGAACTCATTGTACTGATCGTAGTAGGCAACCAGACTGGTGACgattgaatttaaaattaccgaatattaatagttttatttataaatggtATTACTTATGGGCTACTTACGCCTCGGCCGCCTTTGACACCTTGATTGTCCGCCGCTCGAGCTTCTGTTTGCGCAGGGCGATGATCCGCGTCAGCTGCTCGACGGGATTCTTGGCCAAGGAGGCACCGGCGGACCCGGTTCCGTGGCTGGAACCGCCCCTCCTGTAGGCCTTCTTAATATCAATTTCGGTGGTGTTGACGCAGCCGGGCATCGGCCGGTGGACGTCCCAGAAGGCCCGCTCCTGCGAGTCCAGCACCTTCCGCTCCAGCTTGTCCCGCTTCTTGGCCACCTTGCTCTGCGATTCGGcctgaaaaaaaatatatttcaacaTTATTCACCGGTCGACAATAGATCTTATTAAATAAGAAGCTATGTTAAATTAAGACTTATTATTTCTTTTACTTATATGAAAAATATGTAATGTTTTAAGACCTATGTACATATTCGTGGATATAATCAATGGATCAAAGAGGATTATAAAAAGGGATTAATACAATTAAACATGACGTTTAAAGTTTATAGTCATGATTTTAACATTTATCTGGATTTATCGGccgaattaaaaaatgtatttgaatacctaatttttaagaaaaaaatatttatttaaatattcatttGACGAATAATTCTGCAATTCTAGAAATCTTAAATATGATTTAATGCATAATCAGGCAGTTTATTAAAGATTAGCAAATGtctataattttataaaaatatcgaATTATCTAAAATTGTGCCAATCTCTCAATTATTTCTATCgttaaaaaaatcaaaatgtgtttatttctATTTCAAGACCGCTTCATCTCAAAAAAACAATCGCGAGAGTACTTTCCTCTTGATTTCAAGAACGTTTCTTCTCGAAAAAGTACGAATACCAGTTCTCAAGCCAAGAACCTTTGAGATTGGCTTTTTCCAgttattatattaatattaccTGCATAAATATAAACTCCCACTTCCTGGAGAACATTTTCTGCAGCTTGGCCAAATTCTCGGCTTCGTAGTCGGCCAACTCGAGTCGCGTCTTGTTCTGCATGGTGCGTTTGCAAAGGTAGACGGCATAGTCCGTATTCTCGGGCTCCCAGCAATTCGAGGGCCAAAAGTAGGGCGTCTGGAAtctgtaaaaaaaaaaataattaaagatCGGAAGGATCCTATAGGATCAGCACTCACCTGTAGAAGGTGCCGTCGTTCTTGACGGTCAGCGCATGATCGTCGATGGGGAAAATGTAGCCATGGGAGCTGAGCAGGTGGGCGAAGTGCAGGGCCTCCGTCACGTCCTCCACATCGAAGTTCTTCAGGATCCAGGCCACCAGGTCTGCTCCCGTGAACACCGAGGGCACCTTGCTCATAAAGGCCTTCACCGTGCGCACGGCCACGCCCGTCGACTCCGCCTGCATCTTC harbors:
- the RSG7 gene encoding regulator of G-protein signaling 7; this encodes MVTMNSEADKTQATNASSTAAPAKTDCSSSNSSDPLAVSIPPELEEARSAGGGGGGSASTATPSPTPLPNGSNNGVAYPETEGSSSSSSALATESSVAAVAAATSVANPPATTASAATTSTSTGTTLGAKTTAAAAAAAAATTTSSSSATSSSTAAAAGSKQSGSSSGLLTVSGNHHHHHHGHSQQQSAGQSAAQPPQPPTASALAVPATSHHQRGGKNEDAPNILVYKKMEAIIEKMQAESTGVAVRTVKAFMSKVPSVFTGADLVAWILKNFDVEDVTEALHFAHLLSSHGYIFPIDDHALTVKNDGTFYRFQTPYFWPSNCWEPENTDYAVYLCKRTMQNKTRLELADYEAENLAKLQKMFSRKWEFIFMQAESQSKVAKKRDKLERKVLDSQERAFWDVHRPMPGCVNTTEIDIKKAYRRGGSSHGTGSAGASLAKNPVEQLTRIIALRKQKLERRTIKVSKAAEALVAYYDQYNEFDYFITSPELPNPWQTDSTEMWDTEKNSKEVPVRRVKRWAFSLRELLNDGIGREQFTKFLEKEYSGENLKFWESVQEMKALPQSEIKEAIQKIWQEFLAPDAPCPVNVDSKSVELAREAVNSPSGPNRWCFDVAASHVYHLMKSDSYSRYLRSDMYKDYLNCSRKKIKSIPNLFGVKR